In Curtobacterium sp. L6-1, a genomic segment contains:
- a CDS encoding adenosylhomocysteinase has translation MPRADPTTRADPATLHWASTAVRHVARVTNMLVAARRFRIVGGDRREAAVLHHLLTGLGARPADAADGTAVDQLWCLGTPDESAAAVETATTDRARGATLLVVDAGRHVPAVDEDAAGPTTLARPGVLGVPMLSDDVFLVSTGRDAEDDPAAAARIRWARRSMPVSRAVADELRQGGLLRGTRIGVSLFLEPKTAVLSLLLRDAGAEVVVYAHADETDDAVAAVLRAAGVPVHASSTATVAEQRALALAMLDTRPHVLVDDGSHVVRLVHQERPDLLPTMLGAAEETTSGLRPLRVLAARGQLGIPVVAVNDARTKTFFDNRYGTGQSTVFATLDLVDALDPAVRPELTGGAAVVAGFGHVGEGVALVLRALGFRVTVAETDPVRALQALFAGYAVAPLTEAVHAADLVVSATGVPDTVSVAVLRACAPDAVVSVAGGVDQEVAVDEAVAAGAVRTPVGRKVERLALPDGPAVLLLDGGGCINITAAEGNPIEIMDLSFAAQLGAVRMLVERGDELDRAVVPIDSAVDEATARVALAVFGAVAAPPGGTAAPSGGRTDGPGALAAQAVGLAAQPVDREPDVRTRRFGDPT, from the coding sequence ATGCCGCGCGCCGACCCGACGACCCGCGCCGACCCGGCCACGCTGCACTGGGCCTCCACCGCGGTCCGCCACGTCGCCCGCGTGACGAACATGCTCGTCGCGGCCCGCCGCTTCCGCATCGTCGGCGGTGACCGGCGGGAGGCCGCCGTCCTGCACCACCTGCTCACCGGCCTCGGCGCACGACCGGCCGACGCCGCCGACGGCACCGCGGTCGACCAGCTCTGGTGCCTCGGCACGCCCGACGAGAGCGCCGCCGCCGTCGAGACCGCCACCACCGACCGCGCCCGGGGTGCCACGCTCCTCGTCGTCGACGCCGGGCGTCACGTCCCCGCCGTCGACGAGGACGCCGCCGGCCCGACGACCCTCGCCCGACCGGGGGTGCTCGGCGTCCCGATGCTCTCCGACGACGTCTTCCTCGTCTCGACCGGCCGCGACGCCGAGGACGACCCCGCCGCCGCCGCACGCATCCGCTGGGCCCGCCGGTCGATGCCGGTCTCCCGCGCGGTCGCCGACGAACTCCGGCAGGGAGGCCTGCTGCGCGGCACCCGCATCGGCGTGAGCCTGTTCCTCGAACCGAAGACCGCCGTGCTGTCGCTCCTGCTGCGGGACGCCGGCGCCGAGGTCGTGGTCTACGCCCACGCGGACGAGACCGACGACGCCGTCGCCGCGGTCCTCCGTGCCGCGGGTGTGCCGGTGCACGCGAGCAGCACCGCGACGGTGGCGGAGCAGCGTGCCCTCGCCCTCGCGATGCTCGACACCCGGCCGCACGTGCTCGTCGACGACGGCTCCCACGTCGTGCGGCTCGTGCACCAGGAACGCCCCGACCTGCTGCCGACGATGCTCGGTGCGGCCGAGGAGACCACGAGCGGCCTGCGCCCGTTGCGGGTCCTCGCCGCCCGCGGGCAGCTCGGCATCCCGGTCGTCGCGGTGAACGACGCCCGCACCAAGACCTTCTTCGACAACCGGTACGGCACCGGGCAGTCGACGGTGTTCGCGACGCTCGACCTGGTCGACGCGCTCGACCCCGCCGTGCGGCCGGAGCTGACGGGAGGCGCGGCGGTCGTCGCCGGGTTCGGGCACGTGGGCGAGGGGGTCGCCCTGGTGCTCCGGGCGCTCGGCTTCCGGGTCACCGTCGCGGAGACCGACCCGGTCCGCGCGCTGCAGGCCCTGTTCGCCGGGTACGCCGTCGCACCGCTCACCGAGGCCGTCCACGCCGCCGACCTCGTGGTCAGTGCGACCGGGGTGCCCGACACGGTCAGCGTGGCGGTCCTGCGGGCCTGCGCCCCCGACGCCGTCGTCTCGGTCGCGGGCGGGGTGGACCAGGAGGTCGCGGTCGACGAGGCCGTGGCCGCCGGGGCCGTCCGCACGCCGGTCGGACGGAAGGTCGAGCGGCTGGCGCTGCCGGACGGGCCCGCCGTGCTCCTGCTCGACGGGGGCGGCTGCATCAACATCACCGCTGCCGAGGGCAACCCGATCGAGATCATGGACCTGTCGTTCGCGGCGCAGCTCGGCGCCGTGCGGATGCTCGTCGAGCGGGGCGACGAGCTCGACCGTGCCGTCGTGCCGATCGACTCCGCGGTGGACGAGGCGACCGCCCGGGTGGCGCTCGCCGTGTTCGGGGCGGTGGCCGCGCCTCCCGGCGGGACCGCCGCGCCGTCCGGTGGCCGCACCGACGGACCCGGCGCGCTCGCCGCGCAGGCCGTCGGCCTCGCCGCGCAGCCCGTCGACCGGGAACCCGACGTCCGGACCCGACGGTTCGGGGACCCGACGTGA
- a CDS encoding amino acid ABC transporter permease yields the protein MTLPAGAGGPAGAGTPVVAPAPSQVERERQLYRRQRGRRSVAVSVVSTLVVVALVWTGIVNTPGWAAVQRSFFDPAVAWATLPDILLGLWLNVRILFFASIGVAVLGTLLAVVRGLRSPVFFPLRMLATGYTDLFRGLPLIIVLYLVGFGLPGLGVFPRLAPEFWGTIAIVLTYSSYVAEVLRAGMEAVHPSQRLAARSLGLSHAQTLRLVVLPQAIRKVTPALMNDFVSMQKDVGLVSILGAVDAVRSAQIAQAEETNFTPYLVAGLLFVLISLPLIRITDGIARKQQQREQIGGTV from the coding sequence ATGACCCTGCCCGCCGGCGCGGGCGGTCCGGCGGGAGCCGGCACCCCCGTCGTCGCCCCGGCACCGAGCCAGGTCGAGCGCGAACGGCAGCTCTACCGCCGGCAGCGCGGCCGCCGCTCGGTCGCCGTGTCGGTGGTGTCGACGCTCGTCGTCGTCGCGCTCGTCTGGACCGGCATCGTCAACACCCCCGGGTGGGCCGCGGTGCAGCGGTCGTTCTTCGACCCGGCCGTTGCGTGGGCGACGCTGCCGGACATCCTGCTCGGCCTGTGGCTGAACGTGCGGATCCTGTTCTTCGCGAGCATCGGTGTGGCCGTCCTCGGCACCCTGCTCGCGGTCGTCCGCGGTCTGCGGAGCCCGGTGTTCTTCCCGCTGCGGATGCTCGCGACCGGCTACACCGACCTGTTCCGCGGCCTGCCGCTCATCATCGTGCTCTACCTGGTCGGCTTCGGCCTGCCCGGCCTCGGCGTCTTCCCGCGCCTCGCCCCGGAGTTCTGGGGCACGATCGCCATCGTGCTGACGTACTCGTCGTACGTCGCCGAGGTGCTCCGCGCCGGCATGGAGGCGGTGCACCCGTCCCAGCGCCTGGCCGCTCGGTCGCTCGGCCTGTCCCACGCCCAGACGCTGCGGTTGGTCGTGCTGCCGCAGGCGATCCGCAAGGTCACCCCGGCGCTCATGAACGACTTCGTGTCGATGCAGAAGGACGTCGGGCTGGTCTCGATCCTCGGCGCGGTCGACGCCGTCCGCAGCGCGCAGATCGCTCAGGCCGAGGAGACGAACTTCACGCCGTACCTCGTCGCCGGCCTGCTCTTCGTCCTCATCAGCCTGCCGCTCATCCGCATCACCGACGGCATCGCCCGGAAGCAGCAGCAGCGCGAACAGATCGGAGGCACGGTGTGA
- a CDS encoding cupin domain-containing protein, with protein sequence MTDTPPRPGTAARRTVSGDLVEWLDVPQRAAALGMEPHPEGGWYVRTWTSPATVQTPAGERPAATLIHFLLPPGEASAWHRVTSDEIWMWHGPDTVELELGGSGEQPEPGARITLGPDAGRDRVNDAQAFVRGGVWQRTIPGDGEVLLSCLVSPGFSFEDFTMVQPTE encoded by the coding sequence ATGACCGACACCCCGCCCCGCCCCGGCACGGCCGCCCGCCGCACCGTCTCCGGCGACCTCGTCGAGTGGCTCGACGTCCCGCAGCGCGCGGCCGCCCTCGGCATGGAGCCGCACCCCGAGGGCGGCTGGTACGTCCGCACCTGGACCTCGCCCGCCACCGTGCAGACCCCCGCGGGGGAGCGACCCGCCGCGACCCTCATCCACTTCCTCCTGCCGCCGGGCGAGGCGTCGGCGTGGCACCGGGTCACGAGCGACGAGATCTGGATGTGGCACGGTCCCGACACGGTCGAGCTCGAACTCGGCGGGTCCGGGGAGCAGCCCGAGCCCGGCGCACGGATCACCCTCGGCCCGGACGCCGGGCGCGACCGGGTCAACGACGCGCAGGCGTTCGTCCGCGGTGGTGTGTGGCAGCGCACGATCCCCGGGGACGGCGAGGTGCTCCTCAGCTGCCTGGTGTCGCCCGGCTTCTCGTTCGAGGACTTCACGATGGTCCAGCCCACCGAGTAG
- a CDS encoding ABC transporter substrate-binding protein, with the protein MTRPLRLTIALASALVAATALAGCSSGGSSNADGTVTDGKLTIATGQPAYSPWVEDDDPASGKGFEAALAYAVAKEMGYEKSDVVWKRSTFDSAIAPGAKDWDLNLQQFSIDAKRKKAVDMSSPYYTTTQAVVTSAGSAAAGDTTVASLKKDTIGVAAGSTSIQSVKDVLGVTPQVFNSNDDAVLALGSGQIDAIVTDLPTAFFIAASQVDDGTVSAQFPADGKGDQFGIVLPKDSALTSKVDDAIESLDADGTLEDLQTKWLSSETNTPVLK; encoded by the coding sequence GTGACCCGTCCCCTCCGCCTGACCATCGCCCTCGCCTCGGCCCTCGTCGCCGCGACCGCCCTCGCCGGGTGCTCGTCCGGCGGGAGCAGCAACGCCGACGGCACCGTGACCGACGGCAAGCTCACGATCGCCACCGGCCAGCCCGCGTACTCGCCCTGGGTCGAGGACGACGACCCCGCGTCCGGCAAGGGCTTCGAGGCCGCGCTCGCCTACGCCGTCGCGAAGGAGATGGGGTACGAGAAGTCCGACGTCGTGTGGAAGCGCAGCACCTTCGACAGCGCCATCGCCCCGGGCGCGAAGGACTGGGACCTCAACCTGCAACAGTTCTCGATCGACGCCAAGCGCAAGAAGGCCGTCGACATGTCGTCGCCGTACTACACGACCACCCAGGCCGTCGTGACGTCCGCGGGGTCCGCCGCAGCCGGGGACACCACCGTCGCGTCGCTGAAGAAGGACACCATCGGCGTCGCCGCCGGTTCGACGAGCATCCAGAGCGTCAAGGACGTGCTCGGCGTCACCCCGCAGGTGTTCAACTCGAACGACGACGCCGTCCTGGCGCTCGGGTCCGGTCAGATCGACGCCATCGTCACCGACCTGCCCACCGCGTTCTTCATCGCCGCCTCGCAGGTCGACGACGGCACCGTCTCGGCGCAGTTCCCGGCCGACGGCAAGGGCGACCAGTTCGGCATCGTGCTGCCCAAGGACTCGGCCCTGACGAGCAAGGTCGACGACGCGATCGAGTCGCTCGACGCGGACGGCACGCTCGAGGACCTGCAGACCAAGTGGCTGTCCTCCGAGACGAACACGCCGGTCCTGAAGTGA
- a CDS encoding amino acid ABC transporter ATP-binding protein, protein MSDETVPVLELRGLRKSFGDQQVLRGINLAVHRHEVICVIGASGSGKSTLLKTVNLLEGIDDGQILLRGDDVSDPRVDVDATRARIGVVFQQFNLFPHMSVLDNVTLASRKVHRASRAEAEATARRLLDRIGLADFASAYPDRLSGGQQQRVAVVRAIASDPELLLLDEVTSALDPQLVGEVLDLVTELKQQGSTILMTTHEMHFARNVADRIVFLHQGEVVEEGAPAAVLDDPQHPALRAFLARVHA, encoded by the coding sequence GTGAGCGACGAGACCGTTCCCGTCCTCGAACTGCGCGGCCTGCGCAAGTCCTTCGGCGACCAGCAGGTCCTGCGCGGGATCAACCTGGCGGTGCACCGGCACGAGGTGATCTGCGTCATCGGTGCCTCGGGCTCCGGCAAGTCGACGCTGCTGAAGACCGTGAACCTGCTCGAGGGCATCGACGACGGCCAGATCCTGCTCCGCGGCGACGACGTGTCGGACCCGCGGGTCGACGTCGACGCCACCCGCGCCCGGATCGGCGTCGTGTTCCAGCAGTTCAACCTGTTCCCGCACATGAGCGTCCTCGACAACGTGACGCTCGCCTCGCGGAAGGTGCACCGCGCCTCCCGGGCCGAGGCCGAGGCGACCGCACGCCGCCTGCTGGACCGGATCGGGCTCGCGGACTTCGCGTCGGCGTACCCGGACCGGTTGTCCGGCGGACAGCAGCAGCGCGTCGCCGTGGTCCGGGCGATCGCGTCCGACCCGGAGCTGCTCCTGCTCGACGAGGTGACCAGTGCGCTCGACCCGCAGCTCGTGGGCGAGGTCCTCGACCTGGTCACCGAGCTCAAGCAGCAGGGCTCGACCATCCTCATGACGACGCACGAGATGCACTTCGCGCGGAACGTCGCCGACCGGATCGTGTTCCTGCACCAGGGCGAGGTCGTCGAGGAGGGCGCTCCCGCGGCGGTCCTCGACGACCCGCAGCACCCGGCACTCCGGGCGTTCCTGGCGCGCGTGCACGCCTGA
- a CDS encoding amidohydrolase family protein: MTGRPDPAATTVHSARIVVPMTAPPIADGAVAVRDGRILHVGERSWVVDQLDGTPFTERRWRGALLPGLVNAHTHLQYTGMASVGQRQYNGFEDWAAAFNVDYAEPHDWRAEAAAGAVQSIAAGVTSIADVVTDIEAATALEAHGLGGIAYWEVMDWENAVWQEHGRAQVLAELERVPTSPGAGLSPHAPYSLDVAPLLELPDIVRQRGLRLHLHLGEAAFEGERAAVEPVPGLDGVAGIGHGADWHLANVPSFRAMRALGFGASATSFVDRLGVLGPDCHIAHGVYVTAADRALLRARGTAVALCPRSNAVIGLDPPPVADYLREGSPIAVGTDSLSSSPSLDPMADVTALHRIARAQGYAARDLHERLLAAATLGGAHAMGLAVGPDRTGHLAVGARADLAVFDVDARTVPDALAELVEDGAGRAAATVVRGVVRTAGAATVGPTAGNPTPGSPTPGSPMPGGPTTGAVTTSKESR, encoded by the coding sequence GTGACCGGTCGACCGGACCCCGCGGCCACGACCGTGCACTCCGCGCGGATCGTCGTGCCGATGACCGCGCCGCCGATCGCCGACGGAGCGGTGGCGGTGCGCGACGGCCGGATCCTGCACGTCGGCGAACGCTCGTGGGTCGTGGACCAGCTCGACGGCACGCCGTTCACCGAGCGGCGCTGGCGCGGTGCGCTGCTGCCGGGCCTCGTCAATGCCCACACGCACCTGCAGTACACCGGCATGGCCAGTGTCGGGCAGCGGCAGTACAACGGGTTCGAGGACTGGGCGGCCGCGTTCAACGTCGACTACGCCGAGCCGCACGACTGGCGGGCCGAGGCCGCCGCGGGCGCCGTGCAGTCGATCGCGGCCGGGGTGACGAGCATCGCGGACGTCGTGACGGACATCGAGGCGGCCACCGCGCTCGAGGCCCACGGGCTCGGCGGCATCGCCTACTGGGAGGTGATGGACTGGGAGAACGCGGTCTGGCAGGAGCACGGGCGCGCCCAGGTCCTCGCCGAGCTCGAGCGCGTCCCGACCAGCCCCGGCGCCGGGCTGTCCCCGCACGCGCCCTACTCGCTCGACGTCGCCCCGCTGCTGGAACTGCCCGACATCGTGCGGCAGCGCGGCCTCCGCCTGCACCTGCACCTCGGCGAGGCCGCCTTCGAGGGGGAGCGCGCCGCCGTCGAACCGGTCCCCGGGCTCGACGGTGTCGCCGGGATCGGCCACGGCGCGGACTGGCACCTGGCGAACGTGCCGTCCTTCCGGGCCATGCGGGCGCTCGGGTTCGGTGCGAGCGCGACCTCGTTCGTCGACCGCCTCGGCGTCCTCGGTCCGGACTGCCACATCGCCCACGGCGTCTACGTGACCGCGGCCGACCGCGCGCTGCTCCGGGCACGGGGGACCGCCGTCGCGCTCTGCCCGCGGTCGAACGCCGTCATCGGACTCGACCCGCCGCCCGTCGCCGACTACCTGCGCGAGGGCAGCCCGATCGCCGTCGGCACCGACTCGCTGTCGTCCTCGCCGTCCCTCGACCCGATGGCCGACGTCACCGCGCTGCACCGCATCGCCCGCGCGCAGGGGTACGCCGCGCGCGACCTGCACGAACGGCTGCTCGCGGCCGCGACCCTGGGCGGCGCGCACGCCATGGGGCTCGCGGTCGGTCCGGACCGCACCGGGCACCTCGCCGTGGGGGCGCGGGCGGACCTGGCCGTGTTCGACGTCGACGCGCGGACCGTGCCCGACGCGCTCGCCGAGCTCGTGGAGGACGGCGCCGGACGTGCCGCCGCCACCGTGGTCCGCGGGGTCGTCCGGACCGCGGGTGCCGCGACCGTCGGCCCCACGGCCGGCAACCCCACGCCCGGCAGCCCCACGCCCGGCAGCCCCATGCCCGGCGGCCCGACCACCGGAGCCGTCACCACCAGCAAGGAGTCCCGATGA